A genomic segment from Propioniciclava sp. MC1595 encodes:
- a CDS encoding PAC2 family protein: MVPTRLTDLRRPVVLFAFSGWNDAGDAATGVIDHLTEGYETEFSFQLDPDEYYDLTENRPVLVRQDNGERSIQWATTEVLVARLPDQDLVLVNGPEPNLRWKAFCAALVSAFRSIDPERVIAMGAMLADAPHSRPVPVSEDGTDYEGPTGIVGVLAQACRDAGLTTTSLWASVPHYVAEPPNPKATLALLQRVGEFLDNELEPGELVDRAATWESRVTDLVAEDPDVAEYVASLEVRYDTAEATGDEIAWEFERYLRRRGR; this comes from the coding sequence ATGGTTCCCACGCGGCTCACCGACCTGCGGCGTCCGGTGGTGCTGTTCGCCTTCAGCGGGTGGAACGATGCCGGGGACGCCGCCACGGGTGTCATCGACCACCTCACCGAGGGCTACGAGACGGAGTTCAGCTTCCAGCTCGACCCCGACGAGTACTACGACCTCACCGAGAACCGGCCGGTGCTGGTGCGCCAGGACAACGGCGAGCGGTCGATCCAGTGGGCCACCACCGAGGTGCTCGTCGCGCGGCTGCCCGACCAGGACCTCGTCCTGGTCAACGGCCCCGAGCCCAACCTGCGTTGGAAGGCGTTCTGCGCGGCCCTCGTCTCGGCCTTCCGCTCGATCGACCCCGAGCGTGTGATCGCCATGGGCGCGATGCTCGCCGACGCCCCGCACTCGCGCCCGGTGCCGGTGTCGGAGGACGGCACCGACTACGAGGGCCCCACGGGCATCGTGGGCGTCCTCGCCCAGGCCTGCCGCGACGCCGGGCTGACGACGACGAGCCTGTGGGCGTCCGTGCCCCACTACGTCGCCGAGCCGCCCAACCCGAAGGCGACGCTCGCGCTGCTGCAGCGCGTCGGGGAATTCCTCGACAACGAGCTCGAGCCCGGCGAGCTGGTCGACCGCGCGGCCACGTGGGAGTCCCGCGTCACCGACCTGGTCGCCGAGGACCCCGACGTCGCCGAGTACGTGGCCTCCCTCGAGGTCCGCTACGACACCGCCGAGGCCACCGGCGACGAGATCGCCTGGGAGTTCGAGCGCTACCTGCGCCGCCGCGGCCGCTAG
- the metH gene encoding methionine synthase yields MTETLATALSRRVVIADGGMGTMLQGYELTVEDDFAGLEGCNEILNVTRPDVVEAIHAAYLDAGADAVETNTFGANLAALGEYDIPERIAELAEAGARIARRAADAASTPERPRWVLGSMGPGTKLPSLGHLPYATLRDGYQTQAAAMIRGGVDAFQVETCQDLLQAKAAIVGAKRAMAEAGVTLPILVNVTVETTGTMLMGSEIGAALTALEPLGVDVIGLNCATGPAEMSEHLRHLSRNAQVGVACMPNAGLPELTADGARYPLGPEEFTATLTQYVDEFGLALVGGCCGTTPEHIRQLSDAVGGRPLAPRTPADVASVSSLYADIPLRQDTSYLSVGERTNANGSKAFREAMLAGNWDECVDIAKGQSREGAHLLDLCADYVGRDGTADMRELASRLNTSVTLPIMLDSTEPEVIEAGLESLGGRCVINSVNYEDGDGPTSRFARVMPIVQEHGAAVVALTIDEEGQARTAEWKVRVAERLITDLTQNWGLATSDIIVDCLTFPIGTGQEETRRDAIETIEAIRQITAKYPEVQTTLGVSNVSFGLNPAARVVLNSVFLNECVDAGLSSAIVHPSKILPMARIPEEQREVALDMVYDRRREGYDPLARFLELFEGVTTADTKAARAEELKALPLGERLQRRIVDADDKGLTDDLDEALASKPALDIVNEDLLAGMKTVGELFGSGQMQLPFVLASAEVMKKSVAHLEPHMEKSDDEGKGTIVLATVKGDVHDIGKNLVDIILTNNGYTVVNLGIKQPVGTIIEAAVAHNADAIGMSGLLVKSTVVMKDNLLELNAKGLIDKPVLLGGAALTRAYVEQDLNNLFEGEVRYARDAFEGLSLMDAVMAVKRGEAEALPAPRERRVKGKTRQEAVDPDLYADTTRSEVARRIDVPTPPFWGSRVVKGIKLADVAEWLDHRATFMGQWGLRGGRGGATYEELVETEGVPRLRTWLDRIQTDGLAEFAVTYGYWPCHSEGNTLVVGAPEDPTRELTRFTFPRQSRDKRLCLADFFRDAEEAAELGPDVIAFQLVTMGSRVAEETNRLFAGDSYRDYLELHGLSVQLTEALAEMWHHRVREDLGLTGAADGDVDAMIRDQAYRGSRYSFGYPACPDLEDRAKLVALLEPERIGVVLSEELQLHPEQSTDALVVHHPEAKYFNAR; encoded by the coding sequence GTGACCGAAACCCTTGCCACCGCCCTGTCCCGTCGCGTCGTCATCGCAGACGGGGGCATGGGGACGATGCTGCAGGGGTACGAGCTCACGGTCGAGGACGACTTCGCCGGGCTCGAGGGCTGCAACGAGATCCTCAACGTGACCCGCCCCGACGTCGTCGAGGCGATCCACGCCGCCTACCTCGACGCGGGGGCCGACGCCGTCGAGACCAACACCTTCGGGGCCAACCTCGCCGCCCTGGGCGAGTACGACATCCCTGAGCGGATCGCCGAGCTGGCCGAGGCCGGCGCCCGCATCGCCCGCCGGGCCGCGGACGCGGCGTCCACCCCCGAGCGGCCCCGCTGGGTGCTGGGCTCGATGGGCCCGGGCACCAAGCTGCCCTCGCTGGGCCACCTTCCCTACGCCACCCTCCGCGACGGCTACCAGACCCAGGCCGCGGCGATGATCCGCGGGGGCGTCGACGCCTTCCAGGTCGAGACCTGCCAGGACCTGCTCCAGGCCAAGGCCGCCATCGTCGGCGCCAAGCGCGCGATGGCCGAGGCCGGCGTGACCCTGCCGATCCTGGTCAACGTCACCGTCGAGACCACCGGCACGATGCTGATGGGCTCCGAGATCGGCGCCGCCCTGACCGCGCTCGAGCCGCTCGGCGTCGACGTGATCGGCCTCAACTGCGCCACCGGGCCGGCCGAGATGAGCGAGCACCTGCGCCACCTGTCCCGCAACGCGCAGGTGGGCGTGGCCTGCATGCCGAACGCCGGCCTGCCCGAGCTCACCGCCGACGGGGCCCGCTACCCGCTCGGCCCCGAGGAGTTCACCGCGACCCTCACCCAGTACGTCGACGAGTTCGGCCTCGCGCTGGTCGGCGGCTGCTGCGGCACCACCCCCGAGCACATCCGGCAGCTCTCGGACGCCGTGGGCGGGCGTCCGCTGGCCCCCCGCACCCCGGCCGACGTGGCCTCGGTGTCGAGCCTGTACGCCGACATCCCGCTGCGGCAGGACACCTCCTACCTGTCCGTGGGGGAGCGCACCAACGCCAACGGCTCCAAGGCCTTCCGCGAGGCGATGCTCGCCGGCAACTGGGACGAGTGCGTCGACATCGCCAAGGGCCAATCCCGTGAGGGCGCGCACCTGCTCGACCTGTGCGCCGACTACGTGGGCCGCGACGGCACTGCCGACATGCGTGAGCTGGCGTCCCGGCTGAACACGTCGGTGACGCTGCCGATCATGCTCGACTCGACCGAGCCCGAGGTCATCGAGGCCGGCCTGGAGTCCCTGGGCGGGCGCTGCGTCATCAACTCGGTCAACTACGAGGACGGCGACGGCCCCACCAGCCGGTTCGCCCGCGTGATGCCGATCGTGCAGGAGCACGGCGCCGCCGTCGTGGCGCTCACCATCGACGAGGAGGGCCAGGCCCGCACCGCCGAGTGGAAGGTGCGCGTCGCCGAGCGGCTGATCACCGACCTCACGCAGAACTGGGGGCTGGCCACCTCCGACATCATCGTCGACTGCCTGACCTTCCCCATCGGCACCGGCCAGGAGGAGACCCGCCGCGACGCCATCGAGACCATCGAGGCGATCCGGCAGATCACCGCGAAGTACCCCGAGGTGCAGACCACGCTGGGCGTCTCGAACGTCAGCTTCGGGCTCAACCCGGCCGCGCGCGTCGTGCTCAACTCGGTGTTCCTCAACGAGTGCGTGGACGCCGGGCTGAGCTCGGCGATCGTGCACCCGAGCAAGATCCTGCCGATGGCGCGGATCCCCGAGGAGCAGCGCGAGGTGGCCCTCGACATGGTCTACGACCGCCGCCGCGAGGGCTACGACCCGCTGGCCCGCTTCCTGGAGTTGTTCGAGGGCGTCACCACCGCCGACACCAAGGCCGCGCGCGCCGAGGAGCTGAAGGCGCTGCCGCTGGGCGAGCGCCTCCAGCGCCGCATCGTGGACGCCGACGACAAGGGCCTGACCGACGACCTCGACGAGGCGTTGGCGTCCAAGCCCGCGCTCGACATCGTCAACGAGGACCTGCTGGCCGGCATGAAGACCGTCGGCGAGCTGTTCGGCTCGGGCCAGATGCAGCTGCCGTTCGTGCTCGCCTCGGCCGAGGTGATGAAGAAGTCGGTGGCCCACCTCGAGCCGCACATGGAGAAGTCCGACGACGAGGGCAAGGGCACGATCGTGCTGGCCACGGTCAAGGGCGACGTCCACGACATCGGCAAGAACCTGGTCGACATCATCCTGACCAACAACGGCTACACGGTGGTCAACCTCGGCATCAAGCAACCCGTCGGCACGATCATCGAGGCCGCCGTCGCGCACAACGCCGACGCGATCGGCATGTCCGGGCTGCTGGTGAAGTCGACCGTCGTCATGAAGGACAACCTGCTCGAGCTGAACGCCAAGGGGCTCATCGACAAGCCGGTGCTCCTCGGCGGGGCTGCGCTCACCCGCGCCTACGTCGAGCAGGACCTCAACAACCTCTTCGAAGGTGAGGTGCGCTACGCCCGCGACGCCTTCGAGGGCCTGTCGCTGATGGACGCCGTGATGGCGGTCAAGCGGGGCGAGGCCGAGGCGCTGCCCGCGCCCCGGGAGCGGCGCGTGAAGGGCAAGACCCGCCAGGAGGCGGTCGACCCCGACCTGTACGCCGACACCACGCGGTCCGAGGTCGCCCGCCGCATCGACGTGCCCACCCCGCCCTTCTGGGGCAGCCGCGTCGTCAAGGGCATCAAGCTGGCCGACGTCGCAGAGTGGCTCGACCACCGGGCCACGTTCATGGGCCAGTGGGGCCTGCGCGGCGGCCGTGGCGGGGCGACGTACGAGGAGCTCGTCGAGACCGAGGGCGTCCCGCGCCTGCGGACGTGGCTCGACCGGATCCAGACCGACGGGCTGGCCGAGTTCGCGGTCACCTACGGCTACTGGCCGTGCCACTCCGAGGGGAACACCCTCGTCGTGGGCGCGCCCGAGGACCCGACGCGCGAGCTGACCCGGTTCACGTTCCCGCGCCAGTCCCGCGACAAGCGCCTGTGCCTGGCCGACTTCTTCCGCGACGCCGAGGAGGCCGCCGAGCTGGGGCCCGACGTGATCGCGTTCCAGCTGGTCACCATGGGCTCGCGCGTTGCCGAGGAGACCAACCGCCTGTTCGCCGGCGACTCCTACCGCGACTACCTCGAGCTGCACGGACTGTCGGTGCAGTTGACCGAGGCGCTCGCCGAGATGTGGCACCACCGCGTCCGTGAGGACCTGGGCCTGACGGGCGCCGCCGACGGCGACGTGGACGCGATGATCCGCGACCAGGCCTACCGCGGCTCGCGGTACAGCTTCGGCTACCCGGCCTGCCCCGACCTCGAGGACCGCGCGAAGCTGGTCGCCCTGCTCGAGCCCGAGCGCATCGGCGTGGTGCTGAGCGAGGAGCTCCAGTTGCACCCCGAGCAGTCCACCGACGCGCTGGTCGTCCACCACCCGGAGGCGAAGTACTTCAATGCCCGCTGA
- a CDS encoding ABC transporter substrate-binding protein: protein MRRLAALAAGVALLAGCTMPQAPEEPAPAPSTVETPSPTPTPPPRPFTVTTTEVPTTFDPAAATTAADALVALNAFSRLMVVHPEGAELKPDLASDCLYTSPTTYQCDLPEGLTFHNGHELTASDVKFSIERAYRLSVPRSSIQLFDSLQRVDVVDEKTVAFVLKYADSQFGHALATPAASIVDEELYDPDAVRSNEGQVVGSGPYQLVTTAPDHLVFERFEDYRGAQGGTIDEVRVSFAADSGAVEEAMAAASTDVVWRSLNESALQRLATEMATHDDATRTGFTRVDLPQARVQRLLFRPDSAYREDPAVRTAVAAALQADRSLASIVPPTVEGAVDAFPVGGTAEVPDLGGQRLRLRLAYSSKAPGQRDLASMLRDRLEERAGMSVQLVPDTNDADLLLTDRPAWVNTAFGWLQSYVDDALPGSREKVDDLVRHARETTDPPTRLALLAEIQQQAAADLTVLPLSVGPETMFLGPGTTLQGQPFGPAWQLGLWSLRD, encoded by the coding sequence ATGCGTAGGCTCGCAGCCCTCGCCGCCGGCGTCGCGCTGCTGGCCGGCTGCACGATGCCGCAGGCGCCCGAGGAGCCGGCGCCCGCGCCCAGCACCGTGGAGACGCCGAGCCCGACGCCCACGCCGCCGCCGCGTCCGTTCACCGTGACCACCACCGAGGTGCCCACCACGTTCGACCCCGCCGCGGCGACGACCGCGGCCGACGCGCTGGTCGCCCTCAACGCGTTCAGCCGGCTCATGGTGGTGCACCCCGAGGGGGCCGAGCTCAAGCCCGACCTGGCCAGCGACTGCCTCTACACGTCGCCCACCACCTACCAGTGCGACCTGCCCGAGGGGCTCACCTTCCACAACGGGCACGAGCTGACGGCCTCCGACGTGAAGTTCAGCATCGAGCGCGCGTACCGGCTGAGCGTGCCACGCAGCTCGATCCAGCTGTTCGACTCCCTCCAGCGGGTCGACGTGGTCGACGAGAAGACCGTGGCCTTCGTGCTCAAGTACGCCGACAGCCAGTTCGGGCACGCCCTGGCCACGCCCGCGGCGTCCATCGTCGACGAGGAGCTCTACGACCCCGACGCGGTGCGCAGCAACGAGGGCCAGGTCGTCGGCTCGGGCCCCTACCAGCTGGTGACCACGGCCCCCGACCACCTCGTGTTCGAGCGGTTCGAGGACTACCGGGGCGCCCAGGGCGGGACCATCGACGAGGTCAGGGTCAGCTTCGCCGCCGACAGCGGGGCGGTGGAGGAGGCGATGGCCGCGGCGTCCACCGACGTGGTGTGGCGCAGCCTGAACGAGTCAGCGCTGCAGAGGCTGGCCACCGAGATGGCCACCCACGACGACGCCACCCGGACCGGCTTCACCCGCGTGGACCTGCCGCAGGCGCGCGTGCAGCGGCTGCTGTTCCGGCCCGACTCGGCCTATCGCGAGGACCCCGCCGTGCGGACCGCCGTGGCCGCCGCGCTGCAGGCCGACCGCTCGCTGGCCTCGATCGTGCCGCCCACCGTCGAGGGCGCGGTGGACGCGTTCCCGGTCGGCGGGACCGCCGAGGTCCCCGACCTGGGCGGCCAGCGGCTGCGGCTCAGGCTGGCCTACTCGTCGAAGGCGCCGGGGCAGCGCGACCTCGCCTCGATGCTGCGCGACCGGCTCGAGGAGCGGGCCGGCATGTCGGTGCAGCTCGTGCCCGACACCAACGACGCCGACCTGCTGCTCACCGACCGCCCGGCGTGGGTCAACACCGCGTTCGGCTGGTTGCAGTCCTACGTCGACGACGCGCTGCCCGGCTCGCGCGAGAAGGTGGACGACCTCGTCCGGCACGCCCGGGAGACCACCGACCCACCCACCCGCCTGGCCCTGCTGGCCGAGATCCAGCAGCAGGCGGCCGCGGACCTGACGGTCCTGCCCCTCTCCGTCGGGCCCGAGACGATGTTCCTCGGCCCCGGCACCACCCTGCAGGGCCAGCCCTTCGGCCCCGCCTGGCAACTCGGACTCTGGAGCCTGCGTGACTGA
- a CDS encoding LacI family DNA-binding transcriptional regulator: MTRPTMADVARVAGVSKGTVSRVLNHHPKVSDAARQEVLAAIELLGYRRNVHARSLATGWNDAIALIVADARYQLFRDPTFFVLIEGVRDGLAGTEANLVLLMGGTDVEDRRTVAYVHAGHVDGLIHLNPYVDDPITEGLADSPLPMVFCGPRPPHALPSANWMVTIQDREGVLQALDHLADQGARKIAMIGGHPRGTSASVRHDAYRAWLGEDYDAELYEPGDYSSESGRQAFERLFDRRPDLDAVFCASDRMAKGAMEAARNRGLTVPDDLLVMGFDDQRLAATTTPQLSTIHQPIRQVGRTAVATLMAALSGASPSDTVFPTSLVVRDSSGVKADASPLPSP; this comes from the coding sequence ATGACCCGGCCGACGATGGCGGACGTCGCGCGCGTCGCGGGGGTGTCCAAGGGCACGGTCTCCCGCGTCCTGAACCACCACCCGAAGGTGTCCGATGCAGCCCGGCAGGAGGTGCTCGCGGCCATCGAGCTCCTCGGCTATCGCCGGAACGTGCACGCCCGCTCCCTCGCCACCGGCTGGAACGACGCGATCGCCCTCATCGTCGCGGACGCCCGCTACCAGTTGTTCCGGGACCCGACCTTCTTCGTACTCATCGAGGGCGTCCGGGACGGGCTGGCCGGCACGGAGGCCAACCTGGTTCTGCTCATGGGCGGCACCGATGTGGAGGACCGGCGAACGGTGGCGTACGTCCACGCCGGGCACGTGGACGGCCTGATCCACCTTAACCCGTACGTGGACGATCCCATCACCGAGGGACTCGCGGACTCTCCCCTCCCCATGGTGTTCTGCGGCCCACGCCCTCCGCATGCGTTGCCTTCGGCGAACTGGATGGTCACGATCCAGGATCGGGAAGGGGTGCTGCAGGCCCTGGATCACCTCGCCGACCAGGGGGCGAGGAAAATTGCGATGATCGGCGGCCACCCGCGCGGGACGTCAGCGTCGGTCCGCCACGACGCCTACCGCGCGTGGCTGGGCGAGGACTACGACGCGGAGCTGTACGAGCCCGGCGACTACAGCTCGGAATCCGGGCGGCAGGCCTTCGAAAGGTTGTTCGATCGGCGTCCGGATCTGGATGCGGTCTTCTGCGCCTCCGACCGCATGGCCAAAGGGGCGATGGAGGCCGCCCGCAACCGAGGACTGACCGTTCCGGACGACCTGCTCGTCATGGGATTCGACGACCAACGACTCGCTGCGACCACCACCCCGCAACTCAGCACGATCCACCAGCCGATCCGACAAGTCGGCCGTACGGCGGTCGCCACACTCATGGCGGCGCTGTCCGGCGCGTCCCCCTCAGACACCGTCTTTCCCACCAGCCTGGTCGTGCGCGACAGCTCGGGCGTGAAAGCCGACGCGAGTCCTCTCCCTTCACCCTAA
- a CDS encoding carboxyl transferase domain-containing protein → MARLSVHDLLSAVFEERSVWEFPVTDPAVLAGEARLRGRRVAWVAGDGDHMGGSIGVNGGEFITAALERATAERLPVIAFPIGGGTRMQEGTPAFLQMVKITGAVMAHKAENLPYLTYLRHPTMGGVFASWGSLGHVTFAEPGALVGFLGPRVYEALYGEPFPSGVQLSDNLAERGVIDAVCTPAELAEALDRLLTVMMARRDAHLTSEDHAVAPPAAAAVDLPDVPAWESVLRTRRDDRPGIRELLALAATDVTLLNGTGDGESHPGSVLALARFGEAPCVVVGQDRDDQATPLDAAALREVRRGIRLARELRLPLVSVIDTPGAALSKEAEERGLAPEIARTLSDLITLPTPTVSLLMGQGTGGIALALNPADRVLASQHAWLAPLPPEGASAIMHRTVDRAPDMAEAQGVRSADLLAAGIVDRVVPEPDDPAAEREAFCRGLGDALREELLRVMAQDRRKRRAQRARRYRSLGL, encoded by the coding sequence ATGGCGCGCCTGTCCGTCCACGACCTGTTGTCCGCGGTGTTCGAGGAGCGCTCCGTCTGGGAGTTCCCCGTCACCGATCCCGCCGTGCTGGCCGGCGAGGCCCGCCTGCGCGGCCGCCGCGTGGCCTGGGTGGCCGGCGACGGGGACCACATGGGCGGCTCGATCGGCGTCAACGGCGGCGAGTTCATCACCGCAGCCCTGGAGCGGGCGACCGCCGAGCGGCTGCCGGTCATCGCGTTCCCCATCGGGGGCGGCACCCGGATGCAGGAGGGCACGCCCGCCTTCCTCCAGATGGTGAAGATCACCGGCGCGGTCATGGCGCACAAGGCCGAGAACCTGCCCTACCTCACGTACCTGCGCCACCCCACCATGGGCGGGGTGTTCGCCTCGTGGGGGTCGCTCGGACACGTCACCTTCGCCGAGCCCGGCGCCCTCGTCGGCTTCCTCGGGCCTCGGGTCTACGAGGCCCTGTACGGCGAGCCGTTCCCGTCCGGGGTGCAGCTGTCCGACAACCTGGCCGAGCGGGGCGTCATCGACGCGGTCTGCACGCCCGCCGAGCTCGCCGAGGCGCTCGACCGCCTGCTCACCGTGATGATGGCGCGGCGTGACGCCCACCTCACCTCGGAGGACCACGCGGTGGCGCCCCCGGCCGCGGCCGCCGTGGACCTGCCGGACGTCCCCGCCTGGGAGTCGGTGCTGCGGACCCGCCGCGACGACCGGCCCGGCATCCGCGAGCTGCTGGCGCTGGCGGCCACCGACGTGACCCTGCTCAACGGCACCGGCGACGGCGAGTCGCACCCCGGGTCGGTGCTGGCGCTGGCCCGGTTCGGCGAGGCGCCCTGCGTGGTCGTCGGTCAGGATCGCGACGACCAGGCCACCCCGCTGGACGCCGCCGCGCTGCGCGAGGTCCGGCGCGGTATCCGGCTGGCCCGCGAGCTGCGCCTGCCGCTGGTGAGCGTCATCGACACCCCCGGGGCGGCGCTGAGCAAGGAGGCCGAGGAGCGGGGGCTCGCCCCCGAGATCGCGCGCACGCTGAGCGACCTGATCACCCTGCCCACGCCCACGGTGAGCCTGCTCATGGGGCAGGGCACCGGTGGCATCGCGCTGGCGCTCAACCCGGCCGACCGGGTCCTGGCCAGCCAGCACGCGTGGCTCGCCCCGCTGCCGCCCGAGGGGGCGTCCGCGATCATGCACCGCACGGTCGACCGGGCCCCCGACATGGCCGAGGCCCAGGGCGTCCGTTCGGCGGACCTGCTGGCCGCCGGCATCGTGGACCGGGTCGTGCCCGAGCCCGACGACCCCGCCGCCGAGCGGGAGGCCTTCTGCCGGGGCCTGGGCGACGCGCTGCGCGAGGAGCTGCTGCGCGTCATGGCCCAGGACAGGCGGAAGCGCCGGGCCCAGCGGGCCCGACGCTACCGGTCGTTG
- a CDS encoding HAD family phosphatase, with amino-acid sequence MPAELVPGVDVPAALLWDFDGTLVDSEKSWHAAEARLMRTWGGGTMTPVQHHALVGNSLRDSALAIMGWSGVTGEDPDHWAAVLNDWALEDMVEVGVDYRPGAREFLATARAAGIRCALVSASWTQVLEHVVDTMPAGSFEVIVGGDQVTHGKPDPEPYLLAAQRLGLAVRDCLALEDSLPGTASAENAGLATIAVPFEQVIVPATRRRLVPTLEGLTLAEVGALWQELRDA; translated from the coding sequence ATGCCCGCTGAGTTGGTCCCCGGCGTCGACGTCCCCGCAGCCTTGCTGTGGGACTTCGACGGCACGCTCGTCGACTCGGAGAAGTCGTGGCACGCGGCCGAGGCCCGGCTCATGCGCACCTGGGGTGGCGGCACGATGACGCCCGTCCAGCACCACGCGCTGGTGGGCAACTCGCTGCGCGACAGCGCGCTGGCGATCATGGGCTGGAGCGGCGTCACGGGGGAGGACCCCGACCACTGGGCCGCCGTCCTGAACGACTGGGCGCTGGAGGACATGGTCGAGGTCGGGGTCGACTACCGGCCCGGCGCGCGGGAGTTCCTGGCGACGGCCCGGGCGGCCGGTATCCGCTGCGCGCTGGTGTCGGCGTCCTGGACCCAGGTGCTGGAGCACGTGGTCGACACCATGCCCGCGGGGAGCTTCGAGGTCATCGTCGGCGGCGACCAGGTCACCCACGGCAAGCCCGACCCCGAGCCCTACCTGCTCGCGGCGCAGCGCCTCGGGCTGGCGGTCCGCGACTGCCTCGCCCTGGAGGACTCCCTGCCGGGGACCGCCTCGGCCGAGAACGCCGGCCTCGCCACGATCGCGGTGCCGTTCGAGCAGGTGATCGTGCCCGCCACCCGCCGCCGCCTCGTCCCGACCCTCGAGGGGCTGACCCTCGCCGAGGTGGGCGCCCTCTGGCAGGAGCTCCGCGATGCGTAG